The Streptomyces sp. Alt3 genome has a segment encoding these proteins:
- a CDS encoding amidohydrolase family protein, with protein sequence MPENTGDAPPLVLGGARLADGRLVDVRVGGPRIEAVGPAGSLTTRGTRLDLRGHLLLPAPAEPHAHADTALTGTSGGPPSHRPEDVRRRATEAALLQLSHGATALRAHVRVGGAQGLAALEGVLAAGRSLRGLTELTAVAVPRLLTGVAGADGLAALRDAVDMGAGVIGGRPDLDPDPAGYAETVLELAADRGRPVDLHTDGDDPALLARLAATAGGFRPGVCLGPCAGLSRLPGDEIARTADRLAAAAVTVVCLPQGGCSCAGIRGTPPVGVLRAAGVRVAAGGGALRDRSNPVGRADPLEAAYLLASQEGIAPESAYDAVSGAARAALGLPGVRVESGSPAELLAVRGDDLAGALSLAYSRIVVHRGRVVARTSAVREYLDSGAAAAALDLPRQGRADSGSGGGP encoded by the coding sequence ATGCCCGAAAACACCGGCGACGCGCCCCCGCTCGTCCTCGGCGGGGCGCGTCTGGCGGACGGGCGCCTCGTCGACGTGCGGGTCGGTGGACCGCGCATCGAGGCGGTCGGGCCGGCGGGCAGCCTCACCACCCGGGGGACCCGCCTGGACCTGCGCGGTCACCTCCTGCTGCCCGCCCCCGCCGAACCCCACGCCCATGCCGACACCGCGCTGACAGGCACCTCGGGAGGCCCGCCGTCCCACCGGCCCGAGGACGTCAGGCGCCGCGCCACCGAGGCAGCGCTGCTCCAGCTCAGCCACGGGGCCACCGCACTGCGCGCCCACGTGCGGGTCGGTGGCGCCCAGGGCCTCGCCGCCCTGGAGGGGGTCCTGGCCGCCGGCCGTTCCCTGCGCGGACTCACCGAACTCACCGCCGTGGCCGTGCCCCGGCTCCTCACGGGCGTAGCGGGCGCGGACGGTCTCGCCGCGCTCCGGGACGCCGTGGACATGGGCGCGGGCGTGATCGGCGGCCGCCCCGACCTCGACCCGGACCCGGCCGGCTACGCCGAGACCGTGCTCGAACTCGCCGCCGACCGGGGCCGCCCAGTCGACCTGCACACGGACGGCGACGACCCGGCCCTCCTCGCCCGGCTGGCCGCCACGGCGGGAGGCTTCCGCCCCGGCGTCTGTCTCGGCCCCTGTGCGGGTCTCTCGCGGCTTCCCGGCGACGAGATCGCCCGGACCGCCGACAGGCTCGCCGCCGCGGCCGTGACCGTCGTCTGCCTCCCCCAGGGCGGTTGCTCCTGCGCCGGGATCCGCGGGACCCCGCCCGTAGGTGTGCTGCGCGCCGCCGGGGTACGGGTGGCCGCGGGCGGCGGGGCCCTGCGTGACCGCTCGAACCCCGTCGGGCGGGCGGACCCCCTGGAGGCGGCGTACCTGCTGGCCTCGCAGGAGGGCATCGCTCCCGAGAGCGCCTACGACGCCGTCTCGGGAGCCGCCAGGGCGGCACTGGGCCTGCCGGGGGTGCGCGTCGAGTCCGGCTCCCCCGCCGAGCTGCTGGCCGTACGCGGGGACGACCTGGCCGGGGCGCTCTCCCTCGCGTACAGCAGGATCGTGGTGCACCGCGGGCGCGTGGTGGCGCGGACCAGCGCCGTACGCGAGTACCTCGACTCCGGGGCCGCGGCGGCTGCCCTCGATCTCCCCCGTCAGGGACGGGCCGATTCCGGTTCCGGCGGCGGGCCTTGA
- a CDS encoding NAD(P)-dependent oxidoreductase encodes MRLTVFGATGAVGQEIVRQASAAGHEVTAVVRDPSRLPDGLRDASPHEVLPLSDVAAAVAGRDAVLSGLGARGRKACDVAERLTRQVLGAMEAEGVRRLLVVSAAPVGPEPADDPLLDRAVRRVIGRVLKEVYADLTCMEAALAASATDWTSVRPPKLTNGPLTGTYRTVVGGTPRSGRSIARADVAHAMLALVDEPAAVKQGVGVAY; translated from the coding sequence ATGAGACTCACCGTGTTCGGAGCGACGGGGGCCGTCGGCCAGGAGATCGTGCGGCAGGCGTCCGCGGCGGGGCACGAGGTGACGGCGGTGGTCCGTGATCCCTCCCGGCTCCCGGACGGACTCCGGGACGCCTCCCCGCACGAGGTTCTCCCCCTGTCCGATGTCGCGGCGGCCGTCGCGGGGCGGGATGCCGTGCTCTCCGGGCTGGGGGCCCGGGGCCGTAAGGCCTGCGACGTCGCGGAGCGGCTGACCCGGCAGGTGCTGGGAGCGATGGAGGCGGAGGGGGTGCGGCGGCTGCTGGTCGTGAGCGCCGCACCGGTCGGTCCCGAACCGGCGGACGACCCGCTGCTGGACCGGGCGGTCCGCCGGGTCATCGGCAGGGTCCTCAAGGAGGTGTACGCCGATCTGACGTGCATGGAGGCCGCGTTGGCCGCGAGCGCGACGGACTGGACGTCGGTCCGGCCGCCGAAGCTGACGAACGGCCCGCTGACGGGGACGTACCGCACGGTCGTGGGCGGCACCCCGCGCAGCGGCCGGTCCATCGCGCGGGCTGATGTCGCCCACGCGATGCTGGCGCTCGTCGACGAGCCGGCCGCTGTGAAGCAGGGCGTGGGCGTCGCCTACTGA
- a CDS encoding response regulator transcription factor — protein sequence MRLMLAEDSTLLREGLVRLLVEEGHEVLASFGDAVSLLHGMETRQPDVVVLDIRMPPTHTTEGLRAALEIRERWPETGVLVLSQHIERHYAAQLLASGAERVGYLLKDRVAQVDEFLEALERVRAGGAALDPEVVRQLVIRSTHGDPLGRLTPRERSVLEPLAQGLTNTAIARRLHISVSAVEKNLNAIFDKLELSRTTGHSRRILAVLRYLES from the coding sequence ATGCGTCTGATGCTCGCCGAGGACTCGACCCTGCTGCGGGAGGGCCTGGTCCGGCTCCTCGTCGAGGAGGGGCACGAGGTTCTGGCCTCCTTCGGTGACGCGGTTTCCCTGCTGCACGGGATGGAGACGCGGCAGCCGGACGTCGTCGTCCTCGACATCCGGATGCCTCCGACACACACCACCGAAGGCCTGCGCGCCGCACTGGAGATCCGCGAGCGGTGGCCGGAGACCGGGGTGCTGGTGCTCTCCCAGCACATCGAGCGCCACTACGCGGCCCAGTTGCTGGCCTCCGGTGCGGAACGAGTCGGGTATCTGCTCAAGGACCGGGTCGCCCAGGTCGACGAGTTCCTGGAGGCGCTGGAGCGCGTCCGGGCGGGCGGCGCCGCCCTCGATCCCGAGGTGGTCCGGCAACTGGTCATCCGCTCCACGCACGGGGATCCTCTGGGCCGTCTCACACCCCGCGAACGCAGTGTCCTGGAGCCTCTGGCCCAGGGACTCACCAACACCGCGATCGCGAGGCGACTGCACATCTCGGTGAGCGCGGTGGAGAAGAACCTCAACGCGATCTTCGACAAGCTGGAGCTCTCGCGCACCACCGGTCACAGCCGACGGATTCTGGCGGTCCTGAGGTACCTGGAGTCGTAG
- a CDS encoding sensor histidine kinase — MQGDTAGVVARRIPGRPGRKGSGADEDVDGRTLSWALRVAGVLLGCTTAAAGLLAFLLAGVALGPFLLWPHTRPGAFGVLMAGARRLAGLERNRRSFFFGDRFPEHYESCDRKVLRYLAVRGSTGLLCGVVIGLLGIGAVLAGLLVRGAVQGSLRWGELLTQSLLGGVLLFLGLQGLRSLVALDSRLARESFGPSEQELLQRRIDELAVSRAAVVQAVDAERRRIERDIHDGIQQRLVALAMLLGRARRGRDPEQADALLLQAHQESRDVLAELREVAWRVYPSALDDLGLEEALGGVAERCGVPVRTEFTVQGPLPRPVETAAYFVVSETVTNAAKHSGATAVSVRVLLDNQVLTVRVRDNGRGGADPAGVGLSGLRSRVDALDGALHIDSPEGGPTMVTAELPCV, encoded by the coding sequence GTGCAGGGGGACACAGCAGGTGTCGTCGCCCGTCGTATCCCCGGTCGGCCCGGGCGGAAAGGCTCCGGAGCGGACGAGGACGTGGACGGCCGGACACTCTCGTGGGCACTCCGGGTGGCGGGTGTGCTCCTCGGCTGTACGACCGCCGCGGCCGGACTCCTCGCCTTCCTACTCGCCGGTGTCGCTCTGGGGCCGTTCCTGCTGTGGCCGCACACCCGGCCAGGGGCGTTCGGCGTTCTCATGGCAGGAGCCCGCAGGCTCGCGGGACTCGAACGGAACCGGAGATCCTTCTTCTTCGGCGACCGGTTCCCGGAACACTACGAGTCCTGCGACCGGAAGGTCCTCCGCTACCTGGCGGTCCGCGGCAGCACCGGACTGCTGTGCGGTGTGGTGATCGGACTGCTGGGCATCGGAGCCGTCCTGGCGGGTCTGCTGGTGAGGGGAGCGGTCCAGGGGTCGCTCCGGTGGGGCGAACTGCTGACGCAGTCGCTCCTCGGCGGTGTGCTGCTCTTCCTCGGCCTCCAGGGGCTCCGCTCGCTCGTCGCCCTGGACTCCCGGCTCGCCCGCGAGAGCTTCGGCCCCTCCGAACAGGAGTTGCTGCAACGGCGCATCGACGAACTGGCCGTCAGCCGGGCTGCCGTCGTGCAGGCGGTGGACGCCGAACGCAGGCGCATCGAGCGGGACATCCACGACGGGATCCAGCAGCGCCTGGTGGCCCTGGCCATGCTGCTCGGCCGGGCACGCAGGGGGCGCGACCCGGAGCAGGCGGACGCTCTGCTGCTCCAGGCGCACCAGGAGTCGAGGGACGTACTCGCGGAGCTGCGCGAGGTGGCCTGGCGGGTCTACCCCTCGGCGCTCGACGACCTCGGGCTGGAGGAGGCGCTGGGAGGAGTGGCCGAGCGGTGCGGTGTCCCCGTCCGTACGGAATTCACCGTCCAGGGGCCGCTGCCTCGGCCGGTGGAGACCGCCGCGTACTTCGTGGTGTCGGAAACCGTGACCAACGCGGCCAAGCACTCCGGTGCCACGGCCGTCTCCGTGCGTGTGCTGCTCGACAACCAGGTACTCACGGTTCGCGTCCGGGACAACGGCAGGGGCGGCGCGGATCCTGCGGGCGTCGGTCTCAGCGGTCTGCGCAGCCGGGTGGACGCACTCGACGGCGCCCTGCACATCGACAGCCCCGAGGGGGGACCCACCATGGTTACCGCGGAGCTTCCATGCGTCTGA
- a CDS encoding DedA family protein: MHLTYAAPLQEPAGGIAGWATGLVEAMGGPGAGLAIALENLFPPLPSEVILPLAGFAAGQGVISLASALFWTTLGSVVGAVVLYRIGVVFGRERMHAIWGRLPLVKASDLVRTEEWFAKHGTKAVFFGRMVPIFRSLISVPAGVERMPLHLFVVLTTLGSLIWNSVLVLAGYRLGDRWESVETYVGFASKAVLVTVVAAAATFVALRLRGANQAQHRRSS; the protein is encoded by the coding sequence ATGCATCTCACGTACGCGGCCCCGCTCCAGGAGCCGGCGGGCGGCATCGCGGGCTGGGCAACCGGCCTCGTCGAAGCCATGGGCGGCCCCGGAGCCGGCCTGGCCATCGCACTGGAGAACCTCTTCCCTCCGCTGCCGAGCGAAGTGATCCTGCCGCTGGCGGGGTTCGCCGCCGGGCAGGGGGTCATCAGTCTGGCTTCGGCCCTCTTCTGGACCACGCTCGGCTCGGTCGTGGGTGCCGTGGTCCTGTACCGGATCGGCGTGGTCTTCGGCCGCGAACGCATGCACGCCATCTGGGGAAGGCTCCCGCTGGTGAAGGCCTCCGACCTGGTGCGCACGGAGGAGTGGTTCGCGAAGCACGGCACCAAGGCGGTCTTCTTCGGCCGCATGGTGCCGATCTTCCGCAGTCTCATCTCCGTCCCCGCCGGGGTCGAGCGCATGCCGCTGCACCTCTTCGTCGTGCTGACCACGCTGGGCAGCCTGATCTGGAACTCGGTGCTGGTGCTGGCCGGTTACCGGCTGGGCGACCGGTGGGAGTCGGTGGAGACCTACGTCGGGTTCGCCTCCAAGGCCGTGCTGGTCACCGTGGTCGCGGCCGCCGCGACGTTCGTGGCATTGCGTCTGCGTGGCGCCAACCAGGCCCAGCACCGCCGCAGTTCATGA
- the rpmG gene encoding 50S ribosomal protein L33, with protein MAATDVRPKITLACVECKERNYITKKNRRNNPDRLEMKKHCPRCNSHTAHRETR; from the coding sequence GTGGCTGCCACCGACGTCCGCCCGAAGATCACGCTGGCCTGCGTGGAGTGCAAGGAGCGGAACTACATCACCAAGAAGAACCGGCGTAACAACCCGGACCGTCTTGAGATGAAGAAGCACTGCCCGCGCTGCAACTCGCACACCGCGCACCGCGAAACGCGCTGA
- a CDS encoding MFS transporter: MKQQASSRGAGVWALVITSVAGFMAALDNLVVTTALPSIRESLGGRLEELEWTVNAYTLTFAVLLMTGAALGDRFGRRRLFIAGLTVFTAASAAAALSPGIDELIAFRAVQGVGAAVMMPLTLTLLTAAVPPARLGMALGFFGAVTGLAVASGPLIGGSLTEHISWQWIFWLNVPVGLILLPLARLRLAESYAPEARLDVPGTVLVSGGLFGIVYALVSSTSDGWTDPLVLTGLIAGTLLLGVFVRHGFRAKNPVLPMRLFRDRAFFGINVASLLMFLGMFGSIFLLSQFLQNALGYSPTEAGLRMLPWTGMPMLVAPVAGYLADRFGGRPVVVTGLALQAVGLGLFAAVLEPDVAYSAQLPGLVVGGIGMALYFAPAASLVMSSVRPGEQGIASGANNALREVGGALGVAVLAAVFSARGGYGSPRAFSDGTVPAVWIGAGAVALAALTALLIPRRRRVSGPAPESSEERVSVAV, translated from the coding sequence GTGAAGCAGCAAGCATCCAGCCGCGGGGCAGGCGTCTGGGCCCTCGTCATCACGAGCGTCGCCGGATTCATGGCGGCACTCGACAACCTCGTCGTCACCACCGCACTGCCGTCCATCCGCGAGAGCCTCGGCGGCCGGCTGGAGGAGCTCGAGTGGACGGTCAACGCCTACACCCTCACCTTCGCGGTGCTGCTGATGACGGGCGCCGCACTCGGTGACCGCTTCGGCAGGCGCCGGCTCTTCATCGCCGGTCTCACGGTCTTCACCGCCGCCTCCGCGGCTGCCGCCCTCTCGCCGGGGATCGACGAACTCATCGCCTTCCGCGCCGTCCAGGGCGTCGGGGCCGCGGTCATGATGCCGCTCACCCTCACCCTGCTCACCGCCGCGGTCCCGCCCGCCAGGCTCGGCATGGCGCTCGGATTCTTCGGCGCGGTCACCGGACTCGCGGTCGCCAGCGGTCCTCTGATCGGCGGGAGCCTCACCGAACACATCTCCTGGCAGTGGATCTTCTGGCTCAACGTCCCGGTCGGTCTGATCCTGCTGCCCCTGGCGCGACTGCGGCTGGCCGAGTCCTATGCCCCCGAGGCGCGGCTCGACGTACCCGGCACCGTCCTGGTCAGCGGAGGCCTCTTCGGCATCGTCTACGCGCTCGTCAGCAGCACGAGCGACGGCTGGACCGACCCGCTCGTGCTGACCGGGCTGATCGCGGGGACGCTCCTCCTGGGTGTCTTCGTCCGCCACGGGTTCCGCGCGAAGAACCCCGTCCTGCCCATGCGGCTCTTCCGCGACAGGGCCTTCTTCGGGATCAACGTGGCGAGCCTGCTGATGTTCCTCGGAATGTTCGGGTCGATCTTCCTGCTCAGCCAGTTCCTCCAGAACGCGCTGGGCTACTCGCCGACCGAGGCGGGCCTGCGGATGCTGCCGTGGACCGGAATGCCGATGCTCGTGGCGCCCGTCGCCGGATATCTGGCCGACCGGTTCGGCGGCCGCCCCGTGGTGGTGACCGGCCTCGCCCTCCAGGCGGTGGGGCTCGGTCTCTTCGCGGCGGTCCTGGAACCGGACGTCGCCTACTCGGCCCAGTTGCCCGGCCTCGTCGTCGGCGGCATCGGCATGGCCCTGTACTTCGCGCCGGCCGCCAGCCTCGTGATGTCCAGCGTCCGGCCGGGGGAGCAGGGCATCGCCTCCGGGGCCAACAACGCCCTGCGCGAGGTCGGCGGGGCCCTCGGGGTCGCCGTACTGGCCGCGGTCTTCTCCGCCCGGGGCGGATACGGGTCCCCGCGGGCATTCTCCGACGGGACCGTGCCCGCCGTATGGATCGGTGCCGGTGCGGTGGCCCTCGCCGCGCTCACGGCCCTGTTGATCCCGCGCCGCAGGCGGGTGTCCGGTCCGGCGCCCGAATCCTCCGAGGAGCGTGTGTCCGTCGCCGTCTGA
- a CDS encoding MFS transporter, protein MDGDPARRGWLPCFLSGAVFAVCMAGTTLPTPLYSLYQDKLGFSELTVTVVYAVYAFGVIGVLLLAGNASDAVGRRPVLIWGLVCAAASAVCFLCATALGWLYAGRLLSGLSAGLFTGAATAYVMELAPGKGSPRASLVATAANMGGLGCGPLLAGVLAQYAPWPLYLPFVVHLALLAVSAAVLLGLRETVRERRPLSTVRPQRPGLPPEVRAVFRPAALASFVGFALFGVFTSVSPAFLSQFLDVDNHAVSGLIVALAFFASIAGQSAVGRIGERRSLPLGCAGLLGGLALLAGALWWQLLPLVVLSAVLGGAGQGLAFRAALAQVAAASPADRRAAVISTLFVVAYAGISLPVIGVGILSGHIGLQDAGLVFIACMAVLVTCAGVYLLRSSSPPSGDPTTSSSAP, encoded by the coding sequence ATGGACGGTGACCCTGCCCGCCGAGGTTGGCTCCCCTGCTTTCTCAGCGGGGCCGTGTTCGCCGTGTGCATGGCGGGGACCACTCTGCCGACCCCGCTCTACAGCCTCTACCAGGACAAGCTCGGGTTCTCCGAGCTGACGGTGACCGTGGTGTACGCCGTGTACGCCTTCGGCGTCATCGGGGTGCTGCTGCTGGCGGGGAACGCCTCCGACGCTGTCGGCAGACGCCCCGTGCTGATCTGGGGCCTGGTCTGCGCGGCGGCGAGCGCCGTCTGCTTCCTGTGCGCCACCGCTCTCGGCTGGCTCTACGCGGGACGGCTCCTGTCGGGCCTGTCGGCCGGGCTGTTCACCGGGGCGGCCACCGCGTACGTCATGGAGCTGGCGCCCGGCAAGGGCTCGCCCCGGGCCTCGCTCGTGGCGACGGCGGCCAACATGGGCGGTCTGGGCTGCGGGCCGCTGCTCGCCGGGGTCCTCGCCCAGTACGCCCCCTGGCCGCTGTACCTGCCCTTCGTCGTGCACCTGGCGCTGCTGGCCGTTTCGGCGGCCGTCCTCCTGGGCCTGCGGGAAACCGTGCGCGAGCGGCGGCCGTTGAGCACCGTCCGCCCGCAGAGGCCGGGGCTGCCGCCCGAGGTCAGGGCGGTGTTCAGGCCCGCGGCACTCGCCTCCTTCGTCGGCTTCGCACTGTTCGGGGTGTTCACCTCGGTCAGCCCGGCGTTCCTCTCCCAGTTCCTGGACGTGGACAACCACGCGGTGAGCGGACTGATCGTCGCGCTGGCCTTCTTCGCCTCGATCGCCGGGCAGTCGGCGGTCGGCCGGATCGGCGAGCGCCGGTCGCTGCCGCTCGGCTGCGCGGGCCTCCTCGGCGGACTGGCTCTGCTCGCGGGTGCCTTGTGGTGGCAGCTGCTGCCCCTGGTGGTCCTGAGCGCGGTCCTCGGCGGCGCGGGCCAGGGGCTGGCCTTCAGGGCGGCCCTGGCCCAGGTGGCAGCCGCCTCGCCGGCGGACCGGCGGGCAGCGGTGATCTCGACGCTGTTCGTGGTGGCGTACGCGGGCATCTCACTGCCGGTGATCGGCGTCGGCATCCTGTCCGGCCACATCGGCCTCCAGGACGCGGGGCTGGTCTTCATCGCCTGCATGGCGGTCCTGGTCACATGCGCCGGGGTCTACCTGCTGCGGAGCTCTTCACCGCCTTCCGGCGACCCCACCACGTCGAGTTCGGCTCCATGA
- a CDS encoding UDP-N-acetylmuramate dehydrogenase gives MQELHDAPLAPLTTFRLGGPANRLLTATTDAEVIAAVREADDSGTPLLVIGGGSNLVIGDKGFDGTALRIATKGFELSGTALELAAGEVWTDAVARTVEAGLAGIECLAGIPGSAGATPIQNVGAYGQEVSSVITEVVAYDRHTRETVTLPNEACAFSYRHSRFKAEPDRYVVLRVRFGLEDAGGRSAPLRYPETARAMGVEQGERVPAASASETVLRLRAGKGMVLDPEDHDTWSAGSFFTNPILDEEEHAAFLARAGERLGADVTPPAFPTGDGRVKTSAAWLIDRAGFTKGYGTGPARISTKHTLALTNRGDATTEDLLALAREVVAGVHEAFGVTLVNEPVTVGVSL, from the coding sequence GTGCAGGAACTCCACGACGCCCCCCTCGCCCCCCTGACCACCTTCCGGCTCGGCGGCCCGGCCAACCGCCTCCTGACGGCCACCACCGACGCCGAGGTGATCGCCGCCGTACGCGAAGCCGACGACAGCGGCACCCCGCTGCTGGTCATCGGCGGCGGCTCGAACCTGGTCATCGGCGACAAGGGCTTCGACGGAACGGCCCTGCGCATCGCGACCAAGGGCTTCGAGCTCTCCGGTACGGCGCTCGAACTGGCCGCCGGCGAGGTCTGGACCGACGCCGTGGCCCGCACGGTCGAGGCTGGACTGGCCGGGATCGAATGCCTGGCCGGGATCCCCGGATCCGCCGGGGCGACACCGATCCAGAACGTCGGCGCCTACGGGCAGGAGGTGTCCTCGGTCATCACCGAGGTCGTCGCCTACGACCGGCACACCCGGGAGACGGTCACCCTCCCGAACGAGGCCTGCGCGTTCTCGTACCGCCACAGCCGTTTCAAGGCCGAACCCGACCGCTACGTCGTGCTCCGCGTGCGGTTCGGGCTGGAGGACGCGGGCGGTCGGTCCGCGCCCCTCCGCTACCCCGAGACCGCCAGGGCCATGGGTGTCGAGCAGGGCGAGCGCGTGCCCGCCGCCTCCGCCAGCGAAACCGTCCTACGGCTGAGGGCGGGCAAGGGCATGGTGCTCGATCCGGAGGACCACGACACCTGGTCGGCCGGGTCCTTCTTCACCAACCCGATCCTCGACGAGGAGGAGCACGCGGCGTTCCTCGCACGCGCCGGCGAGCGGCTGGGCGCGGACGTCACGCCCCCGGCCTTCCCCACGGGCGACGGCCGGGTGAAGACCTCGGCCGCCTGGCTCATCGACAGGGCCGGCTTCACCAAGGGCTACGGCACGGGCCCGGCGCGCATCTCGACCAAGCACACGCTCGCCCTCACCAACCGGGGCGACGCGACCACCGAGGACCTGCTGGCCCTGGCCCGCGAGGTCGTCGCCGGGGTCCACGAGGCCTTCGGGGTCACGCTCGTCAACGAACCGGTGACGGTCGGCGTCAGCCTGTAG
- a CDS encoding SDR family oxidoreductase has product MRIVIAGGHGQIALRLERLLAARGDEAVGVIRNPQQGEDLREAGAEPVVLDLESASVEETAEVLRGADAVVFAAGAGPNSGSARKDTVDRGAAVLFADAAERAGVRRYVVVSSMGADPDNRGEEVFDIYQRAKGEADAYVRSRRSLDWTILRPGMLTNDAGTGQIQLAVSTGRGPVPRDDVAAVLVELLDTPATAGLTLELISGNKPVTVAVKDIAGN; this is encoded by the coding sequence ATGCGCATTGTCATTGCAGGTGGACATGGTCAGATCGCGCTGCGGCTCGAGCGGCTGCTCGCCGCGCGCGGTGACGAGGCGGTGGGCGTCATCCGCAACCCGCAGCAGGGCGAGGATCTGAGGGAGGCGGGCGCCGAACCCGTCGTCCTCGACCTCGAATCGGCGTCCGTCGAGGAGACGGCGGAGGTGCTGCGCGGGGCCGACGCGGTGGTCTTCGCGGCGGGAGCGGGCCCGAACAGCGGCTCGGCCCGCAAGGACACGGTGGACCGAGGAGCGGCCGTGCTCTTCGCGGACGCGGCGGAACGGGCTGGGGTGCGCCGCTACGTCGTGGTGTCCTCCATGGGCGCCGACCCGGACAACCGGGGCGAGGAGGTCTTCGACATCTACCAGCGGGCGAAGGGCGAGGCGGACGCGTACGTACGTTCCAGGCGCAGCCTGGACTGGACGATCCTGCGCCCCGGGATGCTGACGAACGACGCCGGCACCGGGCAGATCCAGCTCGCCGTCTCGACGGGCCGCGGCCCGGTCCCCCGTGACGACGTGGCGGCGGTGCTGGTGGAGCTGCTGGACACCCCGGCGACGGCGGGCCTCACGCTGGAGCTCATCAGCGGGAACAAGCCGGTGACGGTCGCGGTGAAGGACATCGCGGGGAACTGA
- a CDS encoding MaoC family dehydratase N-terminal domain-containing protein, which produces MALDQSFVGRTYPPTPAYEVGREKIREFAEAVGDTNPAYVDPEAAKALGYPDVIAPPTFVFSITFRAAGQVIQDPQLGLDYSRVVHGDQKFAHVRPVRAGDRLTVTSTIEGIKTMAGNDIVDIRGEVHDESGEHVVTAWTKLVARAAEEA; this is translated from the coding sequence ATGGCGCTCGACCAGTCCTTCGTGGGGCGGACCTATCCCCCCACCCCGGCGTACGAGGTCGGCCGGGAGAAGATCCGGGAGTTCGCGGAAGCGGTGGGTGACACCAACCCCGCCTACGTCGATCCGGAAGCCGCCAAGGCTCTGGGGTACCCGGATGTGATCGCTCCGCCCACATTCGTGTTCTCGATCACGTTCCGGGCCGCGGGCCAGGTGATCCAGGACCCGCAGCTGGGGCTGGACTACAGCCGTGTGGTGCACGGGGACCAGAAGTTCGCCCATGTGCGGCCCGTGCGGGCGGGGGATCGGCTGACGGTCACCTCGACCATCGAGGGCATCAAGACGATGGCGGGCAACGACATCGTGGACATCCGCGGTGAGGTGCACGACGAGTCCGGTGAGCACGTCGTGACCGCGTGGACCAAGCTGGTGGCGCGCGCCGCCGAGGAGGCGTGA
- a CDS encoding MaoC family dehydratase: MTATIAYGAVEVGTELPARSFPVTRATLVQYAGASGDFNPIHWNEKFAREVGLPDVIAHGMFTMAEAIRVVTDWTGDPGAVVEYGVRFTKPVVVPNDDTGALIEVSGKVAAKLDDNLVRVDLTVTSDDKKVLGMSRAVVRLA; encoded by the coding sequence ATGACGGCGACCATCGCATACGGAGCGGTCGAGGTCGGTACGGAACTGCCGGCGCGGTCGTTCCCGGTGACGCGGGCGACCCTGGTGCAGTACGCGGGCGCCTCCGGAGACTTCAACCCGATCCACTGGAACGAGAAGTTCGCCCGCGAGGTCGGTCTGCCGGACGTGATCGCGCACGGCATGTTCACCATGGCCGAGGCGATCAGGGTGGTCACGGACTGGACCGGTGACCCGGGCGCGGTCGTCGAGTACGGAGTCCGTTTCACCAAGCCGGTCGTCGTGCCCAACGACGACACCGGAGCCCTGATCGAGGTCAGCGGCAAGGTCGCCGCGAAGCTCGACGACAACCTCGTGCGGGTCGACCTGACGGTGACGAGCGACGACAAGAAGGTGCTGGGCATGTCCCGCGCCGTCGTCCGCCTCGCCTGA
- a CDS encoding TetR/AcrR family transcriptional regulator: MSAEERRESVVRAAVAEFARSGYNGTSTETIAKRVGVSQPYLFRLFPGKQAIFLAASERCLADTRQVFTKAAEGLEGEELSQALARAYQRLIVDDPDKLLMQMQMYAAVAAAEAAGDHEFGERLRLGWAAMWDELYLLLGAEQEEATSFLAYGMLINVLASMGFPAGHRVWSGFHLATRSS, encoded by the coding sequence ATGAGCGCAGAGGAGAGGCGGGAGAGTGTCGTGCGGGCGGCGGTCGCCGAGTTCGCCCGCAGCGGGTACAACGGCACCTCCACGGAGACGATCGCCAAGCGGGTCGGTGTCTCGCAGCCGTATCTGTTCCGGCTCTTCCCCGGCAAGCAGGCTATCTTCCTCGCCGCGTCCGAACGGTGCCTCGCGGACACCCGGCAGGTGTTCACGAAAGCCGCCGAGGGGCTGGAGGGCGAGGAGTTGTCACAGGCCCTGGCCCGGGCGTATCAGCGGCTGATCGTGGACGACCCCGACAAGCTGCTGATGCAGATGCAGATGTACGCGGCGGTCGCGGCGGCGGAGGCGGCGGGCGATCACGAGTTCGGTGAGCGCCTGCGGCTCGGCTGGGCGGCGATGTGGGACGAGCTGTACCTCCTGCTGGGGGCGGAGCAGGAAGAGGCCACGTCGTTTCTGGCCTACGGCATGCTCATCAACGTGCTGGCCTCGATGGGTTTTCCGGCCGGTCATCGCGTGTGGTCCGGCTTTCATCTCGCGACCAGGTCCAGCTGA